One Helicoverpa zea isolate HzStark_Cry1AcR chromosome 11, ilHelZeax1.1, whole genome shotgun sequence genomic window carries:
- the LOC124634669 gene encoding DNA primase large subunit-like yields the protein MSFFYLNPVKGDLPAHLLEVILFSRLGHLNTVFSSEPPVYNEYVVEGSIYDNVGHFILCIISILSENREFSEYILRTELELFKRRLTSLTAYEMRSFSKKLLRSIKKHDSVPAFIEALQVLCQHLMLKEVAQHMCATHRYDCAKHNIRIHFKQCLYLVAKRQVEITNGVAIIPCGKWYQYLISLFRQNLVNRINKTNLEPLKSDSRIMELLYKIKKQYTFSKQMNNKLLSKDVDSASLHFPPCMLNLHQNLRRRHRLSHTQRFHYSLFLKDIGMPIEESIDFWRSEYRLHPNGQHSCCHNWEKDEKKYIYGIRHMYGLEGCKRNYPSVNCQVIQSIDNSNSEGGCPFKSFDYDKMVPLLKNCTQPVLSQINELKSKGLYTNACMLFMQNGFTKENCDNCSFNFTPVKFYNMSISKSKYAKL from the coding sequence ATGTCATTCTTCTATTTAAATCCAGTTAAAGGTGATTTACCTGCTCATTTGCTGGAAGTTATTCTCTTCAGCAGGTTAGGACATTTAAACACTGTTTTTAGTAGTGAACCTCCTGTTTACAACGAATATGTCGTAGAAGGAAGTATATACGATAATGTGGGACATTTTATACTCTgcataatttcaattttaagcGAAAACCGAGAGTTTTCAGAATACATCCTTAGGACTGAGTTGGAGCTATTCAAACGGCGCCTTACATCCTTGACTGCCTACGAAATGCGATCATTCTCTAAAAAGCTACTCAGAAGTATCAAGAAACATGATAGTGTGCCAGCATTCATTGAAGCATTACAAGTTTTATGCCAGCATTTGATGTTGAAAGAGGTTGCTCAACACATGTGTGCAACACACAGATATGACTGCGCCAAGCATAATATACGAATACATTTCAAACAGTGCCTGTATCTTGTAGCCAAAAGACAGGTTGAAATAACTAATGGAGTGGCTATTATACCATGTGGTAAATGGtatcaatatttaatatcaCTTTTTAGACAAAACTTGGTAAACCgaataaacaaaactaatttAGAGCCACTCAAGAGTGACTCAAGGATAATGGAACTCCTTTATAAAATTAAGAAGCAATATACTTTCTCTAAgcaaatgaataataaattactaaGCAAAGACGTAGATTCTGCATCTTTACACTTTCCTCCTTGTATGCTTAACCTCCATCAGAATCTAAGAAGGAGACATAGACTATCTCACACACAGAGGTTTCATTacagtttgtttttaaaagacatTGGTATGCCCATAGAGGAGTCTATAGATTTTTGGAGGTCAGAATACAGGTTACATCCCAATGGTCAACATAGCTGTTgccataattgggaaaaagatGAAAAGAAATACATATATGGTATAAGACATATGTATGGTTTAGAAGGGTGTAAAAGAAATTATCCTTCTGTGAACTGCCAAGTTATACAGAGCATAGACAATTCTAATTCTGAAGGAGGATGCCCATTTAAGTCTTTTGACTATGATAAAATGGTCCCCCTTTTGAAAAATTGTACACAACCAGTGTTGTCacaaattaatgaattaaaaagTAAAGGGTTGTACACAAATGCTTGCATGTTATTCATGCAGAATggttttacaaaagaaaattgtgATAATTGTAGCTTTAATTTTACTCCTgttaaattttataatatgtCTATTTCTAAAAGTAAATATGCCAAATTGTGA
- the LOC124634765 gene encoding activin receptor type-2A-like, whose product MVLMMAPRILYLTAMVMLGTQVTSLSAAPPSDENFPPRPKEGRVTTRYCEFFNGSQTSTCDTAKNATCVPNVIQEECQPVEADKSNHCVVLWQFDNVTNQAYPKLKGCFVDTVSCTDRATSCRLHNSKLPLLHCCCEGDMCNQNAVFPGIEAGMSSQTEIPPERVPASAVPSADDDTKAVIAYTLTPLFLLFAILVGCYLLYRKRKGTSFAELANGEASLSRPPSAGAGMENEGVGLVGQVTLCEVRARGRFGAVWRAKLGQRDVAVKVFPLQDKQSWLAEQEIFRLARMDHPDILHYIGVDKKGDNLQAEYWLVTAYHEKGSLCDYLKGHTLTWVEAWRIAACVARGLAHLHEEGGGKPAVAHRDFKSKNVLLKADLSACIADFGLALIFVAGRGCGDAHGQVGTRRYMAPEVLDGAINFTKDAFLRIDMYACALVLWEIASRCSEAAPETPGQYRLPLEEEVGSHPSLEEMQEAVVQRKLRPHIPPHWRNHPGLSVLCDTMEECWDHDAEARLSASCVLERVCAQQPASAVSALTPDTTPLLIHELADQQPC is encoded by the exons ATGGTTCTGATGATGGCTCCGAGGATATTGTACCTCACCGCGATGGTGATGTTAG gTACTCAAGTGACGTCACTATCCGCCGCTCCGCCGTCTGACGAGAATTTCCCCCCGCGGCCCAAAGAAGGTCGGGTCACCACCAGGTACTGTGAATTCTTCAACGGCTCCCAAACGTCCACTTGCGATACCGCGAAAAACGCTACATGTGTACCAAACGTCATACAAGAAGAGTGTCAACCGGTCGAAGCTGATAAGAGTAACCACTGTGTTGTCTTGTGGCAGTTCGACAACGTTACCAATCAAGCATATCCTAAGCTCAAAGGATGTTTCGTAGACACCGTGTCATGCACAGACAGGGCAACCAGCTGCAGACTGCACAACTCCAAGTTACCTCTCCTCCACTGCTGCTGCGAAGGAGACATGTGCAACCAGAACGCTGTGTTCCCTGGCATAGAAGCTGGAATGTCTTCACAAACAGAAATACCGCCTGAGAGAGTACCTGCGTCCGCGGTGCCTAGCGCTGACGATGATACCAAGGCAGTCATAGCTTACACTCTAACTCCCCTGTTCTTGCTATTCGCAATTCTTGTTGGCTGTTACCTGCTGTATAGGAAGCGTAAAGGAACGTCGTTTGCTGAACTGGCTAACGGTGAGGCGTCACTATCGAGGCCTCCGTCGGCAGGTGCTGGCATGGAGAATGAAGGTGTTGGCTTAGTAGGCCAAGTAACTCTGTGCGAGGTTCGGGCTAGAGGACGATTCGGGGCTGTATGGAGGGCCAAGCTAGGCCAGCGAGACGTGGCCGTCAAGGTGTTCCCCTTACAAGATAAGCAGTCGTGGCTGGCTGAGCAAGAGATCTTCCGCCTGGCTAGGATGGACCACCCAGATATTTTACATTATATCGGAGTCGACAAAAAAGGCGACAATCTTCAAGCTGAATATTGGCTGGTCACAGCATACCACGAGAAG GGCTCCCTGTGCGACTATTTGAAAGGCCATACTCTAACTTGGGTGGAGGCTTGGAGGATCGCGGCATGCGTGGCTCGTGGACTCGCCCATCTCCACGAAGAAGGTGGTGGAAAACCAGCCGTCGCTCATCGTGACTTCAAATCTAAGAACGTTCTCCTTAAAGCTGACCTAAGCGCTTGTATTGCGGACTTTGGACTCGCCCTGATATTCGTGGCTGGAAGGGGCTGCGGAGATGCTCACGGCCAGGTCGGAACTCGACGTTACATGGCCCCAGAAGTTCTGGATGGTGCCATCAACTTCACGAAAGACGCCTTCCTAAGGATAGACATGTATGCGTGCGCGCTTGTTCTCTGGGAGATCGCTTCAAG ATGCAGTGAGGCGGCTCCGGAAACCCCTGGACAGTACCGTTTGCCTCTCGAAGAGGAGGTGGGCTCGCACCCCAGTCTCGAAGAAATGCAGGAGGCGGTTGTGCAGAGGAAACTGCGCCCTCATATACCTCCACACTGGCGTAATCATCCC GGTCTATCAGTACTCTGCGACACAATGGAAGAGTGCTGGGACCACGACGCGGAGGCTCGTCTATCAGCCTCATGCGTGCTCGAGCGCGTCTGTGCCCAGCAGCCCGCATCGGCCGTGTCGGCCCTCACGCCCGACACCACTCCCCTGCTCATCCACGAGCTGGCTGATCAGCAGCCTTGCTGA